The sequence GAAATATCGATGATGTTGGCCGTCTCCACCTCATCTACTCCACCATCTGGAGCGACATAATAGACTTCATTGTGCTCATCGAGAGCGTATCCATTATATGCCTCTGTACCATGATGGAATTTAGAGCTCATGAAGACCTCGAGTCCTTTACCTTGGTGCCAAAGGATGACCGGAAGAGGGATGCTCACCGGATGTATCTCACCGTCTGCACCTTCATAGTCGATCAGATGCCAGTCGTGACTGTCAGAGATGTGGTGCATGATCACCTCACCGGCATTGAATTCTTCACCACTTCCTCCCCCAGCAAATACATTGGTGACAGCAAAAAGCGCAGTGAATACCACAGTGAGTTTCACCAGTTGGAACGATTTTCCTATACCCTTAAAAACCTGCATCGAATGGCTTTCCTTTTCGCGGGGCAAAAGTATACTTTTAATCATACCGCGTGAAGGTTTTTTCAAAGGAATCGGAGGTCTAGTTCTTCATGATATCTGTGAGCCCTTTTATCAAGAAGTATAGGGCTATCGCTACCCCACTCAGGGTCAGTATCAGGGACCATGTCCGGCCCCCTTCTCCGAAGTGTTCGTCCAGCTTTCTTCCTGCATAGGCAAAGAGTAAGATTGTGGCCAACATCTGA comes from Flavobacteriales bacterium and encodes:
- a CDS encoding AtpZ/AtpI family protein, giving the protein MMAEPGEDKRRKANKVIAFSSIGFQMLATILLFAYAGRKLDEHFGEGGRTWSLILTLSGVAIALYFLIKGLTDIMKN